A part of Neodiprion pinetum isolate iyNeoPine1 chromosome 4, iyNeoPine1.2, whole genome shotgun sequence genomic DNA contains:
- the gkt gene encoding probable tyrosyl-DNA phosphodiesterase, with protein sequence MNIHPGNCTSTGGKQVCPYKEKCYRRNPIHFTEMSHPHLEKLVMDQLDGTITVPPRLDFECSDRSTLLDQLKILQMVLRKERDRNDEIGTGQTSIEDKRNSIRNIPQFTNSIPQDLKDKIDRNKKIAVERREAKLREMDKRAISLSKPSTSDSSDLTMATDSKSLIKDDVSNETWSKLADRIKKQKLESRNEMTSTLGLKRNSEHFDQDSESSKRFKNHQAIENRSNRVGGQAGGASTSNGNSQLGDQEPDLMTAYAGSTTSALRNEMRLKVIEKIRSSGIKMSIVEPGEFALKYALSAPYHLFFTRVEDCKETHDQQFSLTFPEILDRSLGEIVSSLQINFMLDAGWLCAQYLLAGQSSDMLILYGEREDQEKLPPNIKTIHIKMPTFGCHHSKLMVFKYRNNGIRVVVSTANLYSDDWENRTQGVWISPHLPRLPDSANTSDGESPTGFKKDFERYLQKYNLPDLTEWVQAIRKADFSDVKVFFVASVPGNHKDAEHNAWGHRKLSTILSQHVTLPPNAPEWPIIAQCSSIGSLGPNYESWLSKEIIPAMCREKNQGLKSHPRFQFIYPSINNYKNSFDMRKGACCLPYGLTTHQKQQWLESYLYQWKASNTRRDRAIPHIKTYTRISPDQTEIPWFVLTSANLSKAAWGHKRGNHYIMSYEAGIIFVPKLVTGNTVFNIKRETPDGTPRFPIPYDVPLTRYEAQDKPFVMEFFKGYE encoded by the exons GCAGAAATCCTATACACTTCACCGAAATGTCTCATCCGCACC TGGAAAAATTGGTGATGGATCAACTCGATGGTACGATAACTGTTCCTCCCCGACTTGATTTTGAATGTAGTGACAGATCGACACTGCTGGATCAGTTAAAAATACTCCAAATGGTGTTGAGGAAAGAAAGGGATAGGAATGATGAAATCGGGACAGGGCAAACCTCGATAGAGGATAAAAGAAACAGCATAAGAAATATTCCTCAGTTCACAAATAGCATCCCCCAGGACCTTAAAGATAAGATagacagaaataaaaaaatcgccgTTGAAAGGCGTGAGGCAAAATTACGAGAGATGGACAAACGAGCGATTTCGCTCTCAAAGCCATCAACGAGCGATTCCAGCGACTTAACAATGGCCACGGATAGTAAGAGCTTAATCAAAGATGACGTGTCCAATGAAACATGGAGCAAACTCGCTGacagaattaaaaaacagaaattagAAAGCAGGAACGAGATGACGAGCACATTGggattgaaaagaaactctGAACACTTTGACCAAGACTCAGAGTCTTctaaaagatttaaaaatcatCAAGCTATAGAGAATCGTAGTAACAGAGTTGGAGGGCAAGCTGGTGGCGCGAGCACAAGTAACGGAAATTCTCAGCTTGGTGATCAGGAGCCAGATTTAATGACAGCTTATGCTGGTAGCACCACGAGTGCattgagaaatgaaatgagatTGAAGGTTATAGAAAAGATAAGAAGCAGCGggataaaaatgtctattgtCGAGCCAGGGGAATTTGCTTTGAAATATGCCTTGTCTGCGCCGTACCATTTATTCTTCACAAGAGTCGAGGATTGCAAGGAAACTCACGATCAACAATTTTCCCTAACATTCCCTGAGATTCTCGACAGAAGTCTAGGTGAGATAGTATCTAGCCTCCAGATAAATTTCATGCTCGATGCTGGATGGCTGTGTGCTCAATATTTACTTGCCGGACAATCGTCGGACATGCTCATACTCTACGGGGAACGAGAAGACCAGGAAAAATTACCACCAAACATTAAAACTATTCATATTAAAATGCCAACGTTCGGTTGTCATCATTCAAAGCTAATGGTATTCAAGTACCGCAACAACGGAATCAGAGTTGTTGTCTCCACAGCGAATCTCTATTCCGATGATTGGGAGAATAGAACTCAAGG GGTCTGGATATCGCCTCACTTGCCTCGCCTGCCAGATTCTGCAAATACTAGTGACGGTGAATCGCCGACAGGATTCAAAAAGGATTTTGAACGTTATTTGCAGAAGTACAATTTGCCTGATTTGACCGAATGGGTCCAGGCGATCAGGAAAGCTGATTTCTCAGATGTTAAAGTATTTTTTGTTGCGTCAGTGCCAGGAAATCACAAAGACGCAGAACACAATGCTTGGGGTCATAGAAAACTGTCAACTATTTTATCCCAGCACGTTACTTTGCCACCAAATGCACCCGAATGGCCGATAATTGCACAGTGCTCGAGCATCGGAAGCCTTGGACCAAATTATGAGAGTTGGCTGTCTAAAGAAATCATACCTGCCATGTGcagggaaaaaaatcaggGATTGAAAAGTCACCCAAGATTCCAGTTCATCTATCCGTCAATTAATAACTACAAAAACAGCTTTGACATGAGAAAAGGTGCTTGTTGTTTACCCTACGGATTAACAACCCATCAGAAACAACAGTGGCTGGAATCATATCTTTA CCAATGGAAGGCGAGCAATACCCGGCGAGACCGAGCGATTCCACATATCAAAACTTACACGAGAATTTCGCCAGATCAAACTGAAATTCCCTGGTTCGTACTGACGAGTGCTAATTTGAGTAAGGCTGCATGGGGACATAAAAGAGGAAATCATTACATCATGAGCTACGAAGCTGGAATTATCTTCGTGCCGAAATTAGTC ACTGGAAACACTGTCTTTAATATCAAACGGGAAACGCCTGACGGTACACCGAGGTTTCCAATTCCATACGACGTTCCGTTAACCCGTTACGAGGCTCAGGATAAACCCTTTGttatggaatttttcaaaggatacgaataa